From the Planktothricoides raciborskii GIHE-MW2 genome, the window GCTTGTTGTAATTGTTCAGCGGTTGCTTGGATCGGTAAACCGAGAATGCGGTAATAATCAAGTGGAACTAGCACTATTAATCCCCCTGCTCACGAGTAACATCTAGTTAGCTTATAGTTAGCTGTTTTTGGCTTCTGACCGAACGCACCGTTATCGTGCGATAATTATACGCTCTAGCTTCATAGCTAAAAGTGTACACGCATTCATTAATCGTAGCGACTCGCCACTTAGGATCGGTGAACGCCTTCTCGCTCGTAGAGAAGAGAGGAGAGAGGATGCATGGCTAACCGTTGACCGTTGACCGTCAACCATAAATCGTCATCCGATCGGATCTGTTGCCAAGGTAGTGGCGATCGAGGATGATAAGTTGAAAAAACCTGTCTAAATTTTATTTGCGATCGGTAGGAGAATTAAATGTTTCAGGAGCGAACTGCACCAGTTTATCAGGCCAGCGCAACAGAAGTCACTAAAGAAGAAGGATTGATGTTGTATGAAGATATGGTCTTGGGGCGGTTGTTTGAGGATAAATGCGCCGAAATGTATTATCGGGGCAAGATGTTTGGCTTTGTTCACCTCTACAATGGCCAAGAAGCCGTGTCTACTGGGGTTATTCGGGCGATGCGGCGAGATGAAGATTATGTGTCGAGTACCTATCGCGATCACGTTCATGCTTTGAGTGCGGGTGTTCCAGCCCGGGAAGTGATGGCGGAGTTGTTTGGCAAGGCGACGGGTTGCTCTAAAGGTCGTGGGGGTTCGATGCACTTGTTTTCCGCAGAACACCGGCTTCTGGGGGGTTATGCGTTTGTGGCGGAAGGTATTCCCGTGGCAATGGGGGCGGCTTTTCGCAGCAAATATTGCCGAGAAACTATGAGTGATGAGAATGCGGATCAAGTGACCGCTTGCTTTTTTGGCGATGGGGCTGCCAATAATGGCCAGTTTTTTGAATGTTTGAATATGTCGGTGTTGTGGAAACTGCCGATTCTTTATGTGGTGGAAAATAATAAGTGGGCGATCGGGATGTCCCACGAACGCGCTACCTCTGTGCCAGAAATTTATAAGAAAGCCAGCGCTTTTGGGATGCATGGTGTTGAGGTGGATGGGATGGATGTGCTGGCAGTGCGGGCTGCGGCTAAGGAGGCGATCGCCCGTGCTCGTGCCGGAGAAGGTCCAACCCTGATTGAAGCCCTGACTTATCGTTTCCGAGGTCACTCTTTGGCTGACCCCGATGAAATGCGGTCGAAAGAAGAAAAAGAATTTTGGCACGCCCGCGATCCAATTAAGCGATTGGCAGACCATCTGATTACTTATGGTTTGGCTTCTGAGGAAGAGTTGAAGGCGATCGATCAAAGAATTCAAGGGGTGATCGATGATTCCCTGGAATTTGCCACCACCAGTCCCGAACCAGATGCCAGTGAACTGTATCGCTTTATTTTTGCGGAAGATGTATAGAGCGTAGTTCTTTTTGGGGAGCGGGGGAAAGTGAAAAGTCGTAGGGGCGAATGGCCAAGAGAGAAAAGAGAGGAGAGAAAAGAGAGGAGAGAATATCTTTCCTATGCATCCTCTTTCCTATGCATCCTCTTTCCTATGCATCCTCTTTCCTCTTTCCTATGCATCCTCTTTCCTATGCATCCTCCCTTTCACTATTCACTATTCACTCTCCCCTCTGCCCCTCCGCTCCTCTGCCCCCTATCACCCCTGCCCCCTCCGGGGGAGCGATCGAAAATACCATCTAATTTCTATGCGTTTACCATAGTTCTGAGCCAATCTAGTTGGTAAGGTTGAAGCATCAAGCTAAAAGATTATTTAGATTATCGAGATACTTATGTTTGACCTTCAACTTGACTGGGATCTTCCCGCTAAGATTAGTTCTCAGAATACCAATCACGTTCTGCGGGTGCGGATGACCCCGATCGCAGATGCGCCGAAAATGCCCTTGCACCTAGCGATCGCCCTCGATACCAGTTCCTCCATGCACGGGGAAAAACTGGAACGGGCTAAAGCGGCTTGTGAAATGGTGATTCGTCAACTCAGAGACAGCGATCCGCAGAACCCCCCCTTGCCCCCCCTTAGTAAGGGGGGGTTAAGGGGGTTGAGCGATCGCCTCTCCCTGGCTAGTTTTGCCACCAATGTTTCTCCTTTAATTAACGCCACTTCGGGGAATACCTCTCAGACACGAGAAGCGATCGCCCAACTTCGCGCTAACGGTGTCACCCGTACCGACCTTGCCCTAAAATGGTTGCAACAAGCCCTACCTCCAGAACCCGGAGTTGCCAGAGTTGCCATCCTAATTACCGACGGGCATCCCACCAACAATCAAGGACAGATTCTCGAAAATACCGACTCTCTGATTGATATGGCTAGACAATGCGCCAATTCGGGGATTAATCTTTGTACCGTGGGCTTGGGCAATGCCGCACATTTCAATACGGACTTTCTGGTGACATTAAGCGATCGCGGTCGTGGGGCATTTATTTACGCTGATACTCCCAGCAGCTTAGAACCACAATTACAAGAACGGTTATCCAGCTACCAGGCGATCGCCTTCGACGCAGTGCAACTAATTCTCACTCCTCTCGCTGGGTCTGAGGTGGAAAGCTTCTGTCGCTATCGTCCCGAATACCTGCCTTTAGAAGAAACTGCCCCCAACGAACTCATCCTCACCGCCCTTTCCTCCACCGAACCCACCGACGTTCTGATTCTAGTCAACGTCCCTCCTCTGGGTTTTAATGACCCTAGCACCTCTAAACCCGTGCTCAATGTTCAACTACAAGGGCCAAACATGAATCCCGTCCGCGCTACTGCGGCGATCGAATATACCACTTCCTATAGAAAAGCTCAGACCGTGAATCAAGAAGTCGATCGCGATCGCCTCGGATGGGAAATTAACCTCAACAGCACCGAACTGCCCAGCAGCCACGACCCCAACCGCACCGGGGAACTGCTCACCAACATTCAAGTTGCCGCTTACAAATCCGGTCGCACGGACATAATGCAGCAAGCCGCACAACAGCTTCAAGAATTACAAAATTCAGGAAAACTGAACCCCGATCGCATGACTTCACTGCTACGGGATACCCGCAAAACTGGAGAAATCCTATGATGGACGGATTTGGACTCGACCCCATTCCCAGACGGCAACGACTCCTTCCCGAAACCACTTACTTAGTGGTACTCAACGGGCCGCAAAAAAATCGGCTTTTTCCCCTAACGCAAATGCGATCGCTGGTCGGACGGAACGACCCGCCCCACTGCCAGGTAGAGATCGATCTCAATGACTGCGAACTAGGCAACCCACCAATGGTTTCGCGTCGTCATGCCCTATTGCAATGGCAAGACGGAAGCCTACAAATTCGCGATTTAGGTAGTCGCAACGGAACATTTATCAACGAGAAAAAATTAGATGTTCCGCCCAATCAAAAATTTTCCGAACCTGTTGCCCTAGAAATTGGCAGTCGCATTCGCTTAGGCAACATTCAACTTGAGGTAATTAACCGTGAATAAACCGATAAATAACTCTGAAAATAACTCTATAAATATCCCTGAAAATAACTCTATAAATTCCCTTGAATTAGCCCCAATTCAAGTTAGCCAACTTAACTGGGCTACTCTCTGTTCGGTTTCCCATATTGGAAAAGTGCGTACCGAAAACCAAGATGCTTTTTTACTGGAACCTTGGCCGGATAAATCAGCAATTTTGGCCGTAGTTGCTGATGGCATGGGGGGAGGTCGTGGCGGAAAACGAGCCGCTGAATTAGCCATTGAAACCTTTCGAGAACTGTTAGGCGAACCCTTGGCTAAACCTAGTAATAATAGTAATACTTTACTGGAACAATCAAACGAAAATTTGTCAGAAACCTCCGCAAGTCTATCAGACATATTATATCATAAATTAATCGAAAAATTTTACCAGGCTGACGAAAAAATTCGCTTAGAAGGCAGTCAAAGTTTCCAACTGATCGGCATGGGAACCACCGTAGTTGCTGCCATCATTACCCCTGAAGAATGCGTTCATCTTTATGCCGGAGATAGTAGACTTTATCACTTTAGAGAACCGCAGCACCTCTACAAAACCGCCGACCATTCCATCGTGCGGATTTTACTCGAAGTCGGTAAAATAACTCCCGAACAAGTGGAAAATCATCCTATGCGATCGCTCCTTAGTTCTTGTTTAGGTGGCAAAGAAGGCACCGGACAATTTTCAATCGACCCTAAATTTGGCCAACAACCATCACCGTTTTTGCCGCTACAACCAAACGATATTATTCTATTATCTAGCGATGGTTTACATGGGCATATTTCCGACTCAGAAATGCAACATTTAATCACTGAAAATATCAGCAATCCCGAACAGTTAATCACCGCCTTACGCGATCGGGCCTTAGACCAAGGAGGCAAAGACAACATTACCGCCTTAATCATTCAGCTTCAACCCAACTCTCAACTTTCTTAACTATAGCAATCCTATTTCAATCGTAATATTTTTGTAGGGGCGAATGGCCATTCGCCCTTGTAGGGGCGAATGGCCATTCGCCCCTACTGCTTGAAATATTAAATAAACTGCCGGAATGCGCGGGCCCGCTCTCCGCGAATAAATTATAAATATCTGTAGGGGCAAAGCATTTGCGCTATTAGCACTGCCCTGTCCTCCTGCCATATCCTTGTTCCCTTCTTAAAACATTCTCGATCGACAAAATCTCTCCAAAATCTCCCCAAAATCTCTCTTTGTGTCCTCTGTGTCTCTGTGGTTTCGATCCAGCCGTGTCCTTCGTTATCTCTCGTTCCCAGGCTCTGACTGGGAATGCCCCTCTAGAGGCTCTGCCTCGTGTCAGAAAAACCCGAAAAAACCCCCCCAACCCCCCCTTACTAAGGGGGGGCTTACTGATAAAATAGGGAAAAAAATCCTAGCCCCGACGTGCCCGTCCAACCACAATGGCAGACTTAATTCCCTATCTGATCATTCAATCCCCCAGTGGCGAAGAAAAAAAACTCGAACTCCGTGACACCCACTACACCATTGGCCGACTTTCTGATAATGACATATCTTTATCCGAAGATCCAAATAGTCTCATTACCCGCATCAAGCACTGTATTTTATATCGAGAAGCGGGACAATGGTTATTAACTGATAATAGCACCAATGGCACCATCGTGCAATGGGGCGAAAACCAAGAAAACATTCACCAAAAAACCATCGCCCTGAAACCGGAATCAGCGATTTTAATTCACCATTGGAAAATCACATTTTTCGACCCCAATGCCACCAACAAATATAAAACTAAGATCGTAAAATCATCGGCAGAATTAGCAGAATTATCGGAATTACCGAAAAAGCCATTAGAAATCAGCAGATTTATTTACAAAATCTCTCAAGCTACCTTGTATCATCAAATTGGCACAGAACGCACTGCAATTCCCTGCCGTCCCCAAGTAAATGCCATGCTGCGATATATGGCACAAAAAAATTTAGATAATCAAGGAGAACCCATTGTTTGTGAATATCAAGCACTGATTTCTGCGGTTTGGGGCAACGGGCCAGACGCGGAAGGACGCACTGCTTTAGAAGTCAATGGATTAGCCCGCGATATTCGTAAATTATTAGAAGAATATAGTAATATAAATGATGCAGAAGCAGCATTAGTCACTATCCGACGTATGGGTTATTTATTAAAAATTCAATCTGAATGGTAATTAGGTGGGCAAATTTTTTAGATTTGGCAATAATTTAAGGATTTTATAGCAATCCTAAATTGGTTGTGGTAATTGTAGGGGCGATCCCCCCGTGGTCGCCCCGTGTCCCTACTGTTGCATTAATTTTTGTAAATGGTATTATGAAGTACAAAAAAACCTGTCATTCCCGCGAATGCGGGAATCCAGAAAACCTCTGTACTTCATCCAGGTAATAACCGCTATATATAGCAATCCTAAATTGGTTGTGGTAATTGTAGGGGCGATCCCCCCGTGGTCGCCCCGTGTCCCTACTGTTGCATTAATTTTTGTAAATGGTATTATGAAGTACAAAAAAACCTGTCATTCCCGCGAATGCGGGAATCCAGAAAACCTCTGTACTTCATCCAGATAATAACCGCTATATATAGCAATCCTAAAGTGATGCGAAAAATTTTGTAGGGGCAATTCCTTTGGCGGTGGCTGCCCCTGGACGCTCCGGGGCAACCACGGGGGGATTGCCCCTACAAAAATATTACGATTGAAATAGGACTGCTATAACCAAAAAGCTCAAAAAAAAAGGCGCTTCGCGCCAAGAGGGAAAGAGGGAAAAAGAGTAAAGAGAAATTAAGTTCTCGGCAGGGAGACGGCAATACGAAACCCAACGAGGTAGCCCCGACCGCCGGGACTGCTGCAGTACCGAGCCGCCGAACGGCAGTACCTCGGAACGAGGTTCCAGTCCCCACCGCGCAACAGCTTATTTTTTTTATGTTCCAGAAATTTTTTCAGTAAATTTTGCCAATTCTCAAAATGATAATCATTATCATTCTTATTTTTAACAAAAATGCTTGAAAAAATAATTAAGTTAAAAATATTTTGAGAATCATTATCATTAGTATCTAGCCAGGGGCGACCGTCAGTCGGGGCGCCAGTATAGCTGTCATGCCAATCATCTAAACACCATTCCCACACATTCCCATGCATATCGTGCAAACCCCAAGCATTCGCCGCATTCAGGCTACCCACCGGAATGGTCTCTCCCAGACGAACCCCTTTCTGACCCCTGCCGTAAGTATGGTTGCCGTCGTAGTTAGCCACTTCTGCCGAAATAGTTTCCCCAAAATGAAAGGGGGTAGTGGTGCCAGCACGACAGGCATATTCCCATTCTGCCTCGCTGGGCAGACGGTAGTTTTTCCCTGTTTTCTGACTCAACCGCGCACAGAATTCGATACAGTCGTACCAAGTAACACACTCTACGGGGCGGTTGTCCCCTTTGAAGTCTGACGGGTCGGGGTCGAGGTCGCGGTGAATTTTCGGCAAATTAGCCACCACCCGCCATTGAGCCTGGGTAACTTGAGTTTGCCCCAGGCAAAATTCCGCGATACTGACTCGATGTTGCGGACTTTCAGCCTTCGTTCGTCCTGCTTCTGTGTGCGGGGAACCCATCAGGAAGCTGCCAGAGGGAATTCTCAGCAAGGGAAACTCCACGCCGTTGATAAGTTCGATATAGCCTTGGTTGCTGCCCTGGTTGCGGCTGCTGATATTGCCTTGGGGGTCGAGTTTTACTACAGCGTAAGAGAATGTTTTCCAGTCTTCCCGCCCTTTGAGGATTTCCAGCGCGGGAATAACCGGAGAAATGACAGGTGGGTGGATTCCCGCCTGCGCGGGAATGACAGGAGGATGGATTCCCGCCTGCGCGGGAATGACAGGAGGATGGATTCCCGCGCAGGCGGGAATGACAGGTGGTTTCAGCGCCTCTAGTACCCGTTCAGCCGTCCACCGTTGCCGTCTGTCCTCTTGCAAACAGCCCCGGACAATTGACTCTAACTCTGAGGGAATATTATTTGGCAAAACTAAATTACCAGTCATCACCTGCTTGAGCAACTGAGTTTTTCCGTCAAAACTATAAGGAACTTGTCCGCTAACCGCATTCACCACCATAATTCCCAGAGACCAAACATCCCAAGCCGTAGAAATCTTACCTCGATCGCCGAATGCTTCCGGGGGCGTATAGGCAATGGTGCCACTAGGGTTGGCAGTTTGGGCATAACTCTGACTGCCCAAACTCCGCACTAAACCAAAATCAGACAATTTCCAGGTATTGTTCAGCCAGAGAACATTTCCCGGCTTCAAATCCCGATGCACTTTATTTTGACCGTGCAGGTAAACCAACCCCGCCGCCACATCCCCAGCCAATTTTTTCGTATCGGCCACGGACAGCTTGCCCTGTTCTAGGCGCTTCTCTAGGGAATATTCGGCTTTTTCCATCACTAAATAAAGAAAGTCAATCCCATTTAACTGGCAATCTCCTGCTGCATAAGAGCGGATTAAATTAGGATGGTCTAAACGAGTCGCTTCGATCAATTCCTCGAGTTGCTCGTTGGTATTATCGGCAATCAATTTAATCGCCAATTCTCGCAGCAGCCGGTCTCGGACTACTTCATCGGCCAGAAAAACGCCCCCAAAGCCCCCAGCGCCGAGCACTTTTCTTAAATGGTACAGGTCTTTGATTACCTGTCCTACGAGCATTTTGTATAGCAGTTCAGCTTGATTCATTTCTCTAAACCCGAATGATAATTCCGCGTTTTTGCATTTGTGCCTCGAACTGTTGGCGAAATTGAGGCATCCCCGGCACGCCAGTAAAATAAACCTCCCCATTGCTTCCAGACACAAAGGTGAGTCCCGCTGAGTTATCCCCAGCCGCCAAACGTTCTGCCACCGTGACTCGATACCGTGGGGTCAAGCAGAGCAAACGCTGATTCCGAGAACCCCGCCACAATAGGTCATCGTGTTGGGACTGAATATATGTCCCATCTACCAGTAAATCAATTTTTTGCAACAATTGTCTTTGGGAGTTGGTTCCCTGTTGTTGAAGTGCTTCCAGTCGATATCCCGTATAGCACATTACTCCTAAATCCCGTTCCTGGCGAATCAGATCGATTAACTGAGTTAAAGCCCCTGCTTGGATCGTCGGTTCGCCCCCAGATAAGGTAATGCCTTCGATGTGCGGTTGCCCCAATACCCAGTCAGCCAGTTCCCCTAGGGTAATTTCTTCGCCACCGTTATGATCCCAAGATTCGGGAACGATACAACCGGGACAAGCGAAAGCACAGCCTTGAACCCAGATAACCGCTCGTTGTCCGGGTCCCAATACTCCCACGGGGGCTTCTCGACGAAAAATGCGTAAGGTGGTTTGCGGTGTCATAAGCCTGAAAGATGTTTTAAATGTTGCTATTCGTAGTCTGGCATTTTGTCAGCAGTGGCGGAATGACAGGAAGATGCCAGTCTTATGGTAACTGCATGGAAATTAAGATCGTAGGGTGGGCAAATGAATCAAAGCCTTACAGCGGTTTTCTTTCTTACTGAACCACGATCTGACCCGCGCCCAAGCGTAGGGGCGAATGCGAGAACGCCCCTACATTTAATATTTTTCCTCGTTTTCCTCGTTCGTTTTCCTCGTTCCCAGGCTCCAGCCTGGGAATGCCAGTCGAGAGGCTCTGCCTCGCGAGGGCTGGTTATAAGTAGGTGGGCAGAAATAAATGCACCACAGACCAGATCGGGAGAAAAACTGTCATTCCCGCGCAGGCGGGAATCCACAGCCTATCGGCGGGGAACGAAAAGTGCAATTAATTATGTTCACCTACTTACCAAGTTATACCAAGCATCAAAAATTATTGCTACGATTTCGAGGTTAATTTGGGCGCAAGCATTGCGCCCCTACAGATGCCAAATCACCAGATATTGTAGGGGCGAATGCGAGAACGCCCCTACATTTAATATTTTTCCTCGTTCCCAGGCTCCAGCCTGGGAACGAGAATGGAATCTTGCCCATCCTACTTACCAAATTGTCTGAATATTAGTTAAGGATTGAATTTGCGCGTCGCGAGTGACTAAGGGAAGATTCAAAGATAACGCAGTGGCGGCAATAATCCTATCAGGCATATCTGGCACTAGATGGCGGGGAATCTGACGCAAAGTTTGTGCTGTTATTAAATTTAAAGGGGCTATTTCTAATTCAGTCTCCGCATCGGATAAAGCCTGAATTAGTTGCCCAAATGCCTCTTCTGGCAATCGATATCTTTCCACTAGATAGCCTACTTCTACCACAGAAATCGCTGATACATAAATCAGATATCCTCCTGTAGATGCAGTATCTAAAGCATTCATAGCGGCTGGCGATAATCGAGTATGATCGCGCAAATAAGTAGGTGGGCAGAAATAAATGCACCACAGACCCAATGAGAAAAAAACTGTCATTCCCGCGAAGGCGGGAATCCACAGCCTATCGGCGGGGAACGAAAAGTGCAATTAATTATGTTCACCTACTTACCAGATAATTGTATGAGTGTCAGCGACAACGGCTGTCATTAAAAATCCTCTCTGGGAAAATTTCCCCACATTTCCTTTCTAGCTTGGGCGATATCTGCTTCCGTAATATTGATATCTAAATTATTCCACATTCCTTTAACACTTTTCCGAGGTTTTTTAGGAATGATTTTTTGTTGAAGAAACTCAGCAAAATCTAAAACTTCTTGTTGCTTATCTGGGGGCAATGTCTGCAACTTATCTAAAACGGCTTGCTCTAAATTCATTGTTAATTTTCTCCGTAATTATAAGTAGGTGAACATAATTAATTGCTCTTTTCGTTCCCCGCCGATAGGCTGTGGATTCCCGCCTGCGCGGGAATGACAGTTTTTCTTCTAATGGGGTCTGCGGTGCATTTATTTCTGCCAGTCTACTTACCTGATTTTTTTCATGTTTTAGCCAATATGCTCCGGCGATCGCATTTTTGCCATGACTTTGAGCTAATTACTATCCTATCAAATTCCATGTAAATTCCATATTCCTGACATTCTTCTCCTATGGAGTTTTTCCCCAACCAACCTTAGTCTGGAGATAACCCTAGAAACCGGGTTTCTGCATCAACTTATATATAAGGAGAAACTCCCATGAGTGGTAGCCCTAAATATTCCAGTGCGGAACTAGACCGCCAACGCCAAGAAAAACTGGAACGCGATCGCCGAGAACGGGCAGCAGAAGAAGAACGGCGCCGCCAAGAAGCGGCAGCCCGGGAAAAGCAACGTCGCCTAGAAAATCGTCGGACTAAAGTGCGGGAACAGGCGCAAAAGTTTCAGGCTGAATTGTCCCAACAACAAGCTAACCTGTATCCCAAGGCAGCCCAAACTCTGCAACAACAACTGCAACAGCATCAGCAAAAGATCCAAACAGCCCAGTCCGAACCGACTTTACAAGAAATTTCTCAGCATCTGGAACAATTGCAACAGGAAATGCAGGGTCATATTGCCCAAAAACGGCGCGATGATGAGGAGAAAAAGCGCCAAGCGGAACTGGACCGGCAACAGTTTGCCCTGGAAGAGTTGCAACGGCAATTAACGCAAATTCCCGATGGGGCTAAGTTTGCCCCCCAGTCTGAAGCTGATATAGCACAAAAACTGCAAAATGTCAAGCAATTCATCCAAACTGGCAACCCGATCGCCGTCCGACAACCCCTGCAAGCGGCAGAACAAGCCCTGGCACAACATCGCCAACGAGTGACCGAACGCCGCGCTGAGTGGCAACGACGCCAAGCCCAAGCAGAACAACAGTTAGGAGACTTGCAAGCCCTGATTGCCGGACTGCAAGCAGACCCGGTAGTGATGCGGTGGCAGCCCCAAGAAGTCGCGCAACTGGAAAGTCAAATCGCGGCGGCAACACAAGCGATTACCTCGGAACAGTTCGAGGTAGTGGGTGAAATTCTGGCCACTTGCCAACAGCAAAGCCAAAATACGATTAAAACTGCCAACGCCGCCCAACTTAAAGCAGACCAACGGGACTACATTGCCGATAGTATCGCCCAAAGCTTAGAGTCTCTGGGTTTTAGCATTCTCGCCCGCCAAGCGGAACATCCCGATAACCCTGCCAGTGCGGTAATTTTGGGCGCGGCCACCTATGCGGGGAAAGGTATTAGCGTTAGCATTCCCGTGGAAGGGGAAGTTTTCTACGATGTGGAGGGCTATAGCAAGAGTACGGAAGCGGCTGTGGGTGGGGGTTCGGCGGCAACCTGCGATGAAGCCGAAGCGGTGCTGAATGAAATGGGCAAAATTCTGGAGACGGAGTTTGGGGTACAAATGGGCGAGTTGCAATGGGAGGGAAAGGACCCTAACCGGAATATTCACCAAGCGGATAGCCTCCCCCGTAGTCAGGGTTCGCGATCGCGGACTGCGTGAATCTGAATACACCAAGCGGGCGCAAGCATTGCAGGGCGCAAGCATTGCAGGGCGCAAGCATTGCAGGGCGCAAGCATTGCGCCCCTACACCCCTAGTTTCGAGGACACCACCATGAACTTTCCGCTAATTTCCGCTCGTTGGATTTCTGACTTTGACAAACAACTACACCGCCGCAGTCATATTCTCCTTTACGGTGATATTCACGACCCCTTAG encodes:
- a CDS encoding type II toxin-antitoxin system VapC family toxin, with protein sequence MTVFFSLGLWCIYFCPPTYLRDHTRLSPAAMNALDTASTGGYLIYVSAISVVEVGYLVERYRLPEEAFGQLIQALSDAETELEIAPLNLITAQTLRQIPRHLVPDMPDRIIAATALSLNLPLVTRDAQIQSLTNIQTIW
- a CDS encoding FHA domain-containing protein; the protein is MMDGFGLDPIPRRQRLLPETTYLVVLNGPQKNRLFPLTQMRSLVGRNDPPHCQVEIDLNDCELGNPPMVSRRHALLQWQDGSLQIRDLGSRNGTFINEKKLDVPPNQKFSEPVALEIGSRIRLGNIQLEVINRE
- a CDS encoding DUF2281 domain-containing protein — translated: MNLEQAVLDKLQTLPPDKQQEVLDFAEFLQQKIIPKKPRKSVKGMWNNLDINITEADIAQARKEMWGNFPREDF
- a CDS encoding FHA domain-containing protein; translated protein: MADLIPYLIIQSPSGEEKKLELRDTHYTIGRLSDNDISLSEDPNSLITRIKHCILYREAGQWLLTDNSTNGTIVQWGENQENIHQKTIALKPESAILIHHWKITFFDPNATNKYKTKIVKSSAELAELSELPKKPLEISRFIYKISQATLYHQIGTERTAIPCRPQVNAMLRYMAQKNLDNQGEPIVCEYQALISAVWGNGPDAEGRTALEVNGLARDIRKLLEEYSNINDAEAALVTIRRMGYLLKIQSEW
- a CDS encoding 4Fe-4S single cluster domain-containing protein — protein: MTPQTTLRIFRREAPVGVLGPGQRAVIWVQGCAFACPGCIVPESWDHNGGEEITLGELADWVLGQPHIEGITLSGGEPTIQAGALTQLIDLIRQERDLGVMCYTGYRLEALQQQGTNSQRQLLQKIDLLVDGTYIQSQHDDLLWRGSRNQRLLCLTPRYRVTVAERLAAGDNSAGLTFVSGSNGEVYFTGVPGMPQFRQQFEAQMQKRGIIIRV
- a CDS encoding VWA domain-containing protein, with the protein product MFDLQLDWDLPAKISSQNTNHVLRVRMTPIADAPKMPLHLAIALDTSSSMHGEKLERAKAACEMVIRQLRDSDPQNPPLPPLSKGGLRGLSDRLSLASFATNVSPLINATSGNTSQTREAIAQLRANGVTRTDLALKWLQQALPPEPGVARVAILITDGHPTNNQGQILENTDSLIDMARQCANSGINLCTVGLGNAAHFNTDFLVTLSDRGRGAFIYADTPSSLEPQLQERLSSYQAIAFDAVQLILTPLAGSEVESFCRYRPEYLPLEETAPNELILTALSSTEPTDVLILVNVPPLGFNDPSTSKPVLNVQLQGPNMNPVRATAAIEYTTSYRKAQTVNQEVDRDRLGWEINLNSTELPSSHDPNRTGELLTNIQVAAYKSGRTDIMQQAAQQLQELQNSGKLNPDRMTSLLRDTRKTGEIL
- a CDS encoding bifunctional serine/threonine-protein kinase/formylglycine-generating enzyme family protein, with amino-acid sequence MNQAELLYKMLVGQVIKDLYHLRKVLGAGGFGGVFLADEVVRDRLLRELAIKLIADNTNEQLEELIEATRLDHPNLIRSYAAGDCQLNGIDFLYLVMEKAEYSLEKRLEQGKLSVADTKKLAGDVAAGLVYLHGQNKVHRDLKPGNVLWLNNTWKLSDFGLVRSLGSQSYAQTANPSGTIAYTPPEAFGDRGKISTAWDVWSLGIMVVNAVSGQVPYSFDGKTQLLKQVMTGNLVLPNNIPSELESIVRGCLQEDRRQRWTAERVLEALKPPVIPACAGIHPPVIPAQAGIHPPVIPAQAGIHPPVISPVIPALEILKGREDWKTFSYAVVKLDPQGNISSRNQGSNQGYIELINGVEFPLLRIPSGSFLMGSPHTEAGRTKAESPQHRVSIAEFCLGQTQVTQAQWRVVANLPKIHRDLDPDPSDFKGDNRPVECVTWYDCIEFCARLSQKTGKNYRLPSEAEWEYACRAGTTTPFHFGETISAEVANYDGNHTYGRGQKGVRLGETIPVGSLNAANAWGLHDMHGNVWEWCLDDWHDSYTGAPTDGRPWLDTNDNDSQNIFNLIIFSSIFVKNKNDNDYHFENWQNLLKKFLEHKKNKLLRGGDWNLVPRYCRSAARYCSSPGGRGYLVGFRIAVSLPRT
- a CDS encoding protein phosphatase 2C domain-containing protein, with protein sequence MNKPINNSENNSINIPENNSINSLELAPIQVSQLNWATLCSVSHIGKVRTENQDAFLLEPWPDKSAILAVVADGMGGGRGGKRAAELAIETFRELLGEPLAKPSNNSNTLLEQSNENLSETSASLSDILYHKLIEKFYQADEKIRLEGSQSFQLIGMGTTVVAAIITPEECVHLYAGDSRLYHFREPQHLYKTADHSIVRILLEVGKITPEQVENHPMRSLLSSCLGGKEGTGQFSIDPKFGQQPSPFLPLQPNDIILLSSDGLHGHISDSEMQHLITENISNPEQLITALRDRALDQGGKDNITALIIQLQPNSQLS
- the pdhA gene encoding pyruvate dehydrogenase (acetyl-transferring) E1 component subunit alpha, whose product is MFQERTAPVYQASATEVTKEEGLMLYEDMVLGRLFEDKCAEMYYRGKMFGFVHLYNGQEAVSTGVIRAMRRDEDYVSSTYRDHVHALSAGVPAREVMAELFGKATGCSKGRGGSMHLFSAEHRLLGGYAFVAEGIPVAMGAAFRSKYCRETMSDENADQVTACFFGDGAANNGQFFECLNMSVLWKLPILYVVENNKWAIGMSHERATSVPEIYKKASAFGMHGVEVDGMDVLAVRAAAKEAIARARAGEGPTLIEALTYRFRGHSLADPDEMRSKEEKEFWHARDPIKRLADHLITYGLASEEELKAIDQRIQGVIDDSLEFATTSPEPDASELYRFIFAEDV